From one Streptomyces sp. N50 genomic stretch:
- a CDS encoding amino acid ABC transporter permease encodes MSADTADPQLQPRRQGLSRRQRRRLSQGVQYAVFAAAVIAFAVTADWGRLKNQFAQWSIAKQMFPDVITLALKNTVLYTLSGFVFGLVLGMVVALMRLSSVGPYRWLAGIYIEIFRGLPALLIFIFVGVAVPLAFPGTEIVGGTYGKVALALGLVSAAYMAETIRAGIQAVPRGQLEAARSLGFSQARAMVSIIVPQAFRIILPPLTNELVLLFKDSSLVLFLGVTLEERELSKYGRDLASTTANSTPILVAGLCYLLVTIPLSFVVRRMETKTGEAVR; translated from the coding sequence ATGAGCGCCGACACCGCGGATCCTCAACTCCAGCCCAGGAGACAGGGGTTGAGCAGACGGCAGCGGCGCAGGCTGTCCCAGGGCGTGCAGTACGCCGTCTTCGCCGCCGCCGTGATCGCCTTCGCGGTCACCGCCGACTGGGGCCGCCTGAAGAACCAGTTCGCGCAGTGGAGCATCGCCAAGCAGATGTTCCCGGACGTCATCACGCTGGCACTCAAGAACACCGTGCTCTACACCCTGTCGGGCTTCGTCTTCGGGCTGGTCCTGGGCATGGTCGTCGCGCTGATGCGACTGTCGTCGGTAGGCCCCTACCGCTGGCTCGCGGGGATCTACATCGAGATCTTCCGCGGCCTGCCGGCCCTGCTGATCTTCATCTTCGTGGGTGTCGCCGTGCCGCTCGCCTTCCCGGGCACGGAGATCGTCGGCGGTACGTACGGCAAGGTCGCCCTCGCACTCGGCCTGGTGTCGGCCGCGTACATGGCGGAGACGATCCGCGCGGGCATCCAGGCGGTGCCCAGAGGGCAGTTGGAGGCGGCCCGTTCGCTCGGTTTCTCGCAGGCGCGGGCCATGGTGTCGATCATCGTCCCGCAGGCGTTCCGGATCATCCTCCCGCCGCTGACCAACGAACTGGTCCTCCTCTTCAAGGACTCCTCCCTGGTCCTGTTCCTCGGCGTCACCCTGGAGGAACGCGAACTCTCCAAATACGGCAGGGACTTGGCGAGTACGACGGCCAACTCCACGCCGATCCTGGTGGCCGGCCTGTGCTACCTCCTGGTCACGATCCCGCTGAGCTTCGTGGTCCGCCGGATGGAGACGAAGACGGGGGAGGCGGTCCGGTGA
- a CDS encoding transporter substrate-binding domain-containing protein, translating into MNTLLGRRARTLAATTATAATTALVLVTGCTSSDSGGSGSKTAAGGVELVKAGRLTTCTHLPYPPFQSEIDGKVQGFDVSLIDLVAKDLGVKQTILDTPFENFKTGAFLNADECDLAAAGMTITAERKKNVDFSDPYFDATQAVLVDKKSGITSLADVKTKGKKLGAQAQTTGEDYAKSKGFDPVSFESSDAVLNGLRTGQVQAVIIDYPVVQGWLRTKANADAFKVVDNLNTGEQYGFTVKKGNTKLLAAINKAIKDAKADGTYKKLYEKWIGPYDASAAASPSAS; encoded by the coding sequence GTGAACACGCTCCTCGGCCGCCGGGCCCGCACCCTGGCCGCCACCACCGCGACGGCCGCGACGACCGCACTCGTCCTCGTGACCGGCTGCACGTCGAGCGACAGCGGCGGCAGCGGTTCGAAGACCGCCGCCGGTGGCGTCGAACTCGTCAAGGCCGGCCGGCTCACCACCTGCACGCACCTCCCGTACCCGCCCTTCCAGTCCGAGATCGACGGCAAGGTGCAGGGCTTCGACGTCTCCCTCATCGACCTGGTCGCCAAGGACCTCGGCGTGAAGCAGACGATCCTCGACACCCCCTTCGAGAACTTCAAGACCGGCGCCTTCCTCAACGCCGACGAGTGCGACCTGGCCGCCGCAGGCATGACCATCACCGCCGAGCGCAAGAAGAACGTCGACTTCTCCGACCCCTACTTCGACGCCACCCAGGCCGTCCTCGTCGACAAGAAGAGCGGGATCACCTCCCTCGCCGACGTGAAGACCAAGGGCAAGAAGCTCGGCGCGCAGGCGCAGACCACCGGCGAGGACTACGCGAAGAGCAAGGGCTTCGACCCCGTCTCCTTCGAGTCCTCCGACGCCGTCCTCAACGGCCTGCGCACCGGCCAGGTCCAGGCCGTCATCATCGACTACCCGGTCGTCCAGGGCTGGTTGAGGACCAAGGCCAACGCCGACGCCTTCAAGGTCGTCGACAACCTCAACACCGGTGAGCAGTACGGCTTCACGGTCAAGAAGGGCAACACCAAACTCCTCGCCGCCATCAACAAGGCCATCAAGGACGCGAAGGCCGACGGCACGTACAAGAAGCTCTACGAGAAGTGGATCGGCCCCTACGACGCCTCGGCCGCCGCCTCTCCGTCGGCCTCATGA
- a CDS encoding pyridoxal-phosphate-dependent aminotransferase family protein: MTHPFLDLAPLSAAHFASIEDRVARLLGTEQDVVIMQGEALLPLEGAIRSTAGPGTLALNVITGPYGQTFGNWLRDCGAEVIDLAVPFHTAVTADQIREAFAAHPGIDFVSLVHAEAATGNTNPVAEIGEIVRAHGAIFYLDAVASIGAEPVLPDAWGVDLCVIGAQKAMGGPAGVSAVSVSARAWARMAANPSAPRRSYLSLLDWKDRWTDAGRTALPHAPAQLEMLALEACVERIEAEGLATVMRRHASAAAATRAGAVALGGGLEPYVHDAAEAAPVATTLRTPSGVVASELVARALSADPALPLAAGGGSLAKEMIRVNHYGVDATVGAVQSSLAALGAALAEQGVSVDLEGARSAVENAWR, from the coding sequence GTGACGCACCCCTTCCTCGACCTGGCCCCGCTGAGCGCCGCGCACTTCGCCTCGATCGAGGACCGGGTGGCCCGACTGCTCGGCACCGAGCAGGATGTCGTGATCATGCAGGGCGAGGCGCTGCTGCCGCTGGAGGGCGCGATCCGTTCCACGGCGGGGCCGGGCACGCTCGCGCTGAACGTCATCACCGGCCCCTACGGGCAGACCTTCGGGAACTGGCTGCGGGACTGCGGCGCGGAGGTGATCGACCTCGCCGTCCCCTTCCACACGGCCGTGACCGCCGACCAGATCCGGGAGGCCTTCGCCGCGCACCCCGGGATCGACTTCGTGTCCCTCGTCCACGCGGAGGCCGCGACCGGCAACACCAACCCGGTCGCGGAGATCGGCGAGATCGTGCGGGCCCACGGCGCGATCTTCTACCTCGACGCGGTGGCCTCCATCGGCGCGGAGCCGGTGCTGCCGGACGCGTGGGGTGTCGACCTGTGCGTGATCGGCGCGCAGAAGGCGATGGGCGGGCCGGCGGGGGTTTCGGCGGTGTCGGTGAGCGCGCGGGCGTGGGCCCGTATGGCGGCCAACCCCTCGGCCCCGCGCCGCTCGTACCTCTCCCTCCTCGACTGGAAGGACCGCTGGACCGACGCCGGCCGCACGGCGCTGCCGCACGCACCGGCCCAGTTGGAGATGCTGGCGCTGGAGGCGTGCGTGGAGCGTATCGAGGCGGAGGGTCTGGCCACGGTGATGCGGCGCCACGCGAGCGCCGCGGCGGCTACGCGGGCGGGTGCGGTCGCCTTGGGCGGCGGGCTCGAACCGTACGTCCACGATGCGGCCGAGGCCGCGCCGGTCGCTACGACGCTCAGGACGCCGTCGGGTGTGGTGGCCTCGGAGCTGGTGGCGAGGGCCCTGTCCGCGGACCCGGCGTTGCCGCTGGCCGCGGGCGGGGGTTCCCTGGCGAAGGAGATGATCCGGGTCAACCACTACGGGGTGGATGCGACGGTGGGGGCGGTACAGAGTTCCTTGGCGGCGCTGGGCGCGGCGCTGGCGGAGCAGGGGGTGTCGGTGGATCTGGAGGGCGCCCGGTCCGCCGTAGAGAACGCGTGGCGGTAG
- the ectA gene encoding diaminobutyrate acetyltransferase gives MTATQADLHIDRPTVADGAALWRIAKDSNALDLNSSYSYLLWCRDFAGTSAVVRDERGEPVGFVTGYVPPDRPGTLLVWQVAVDAAQRGRGLAARLLDGLTERVADEYGVTAIETTITPGNTASERLFTSYAERHGAVVERTVLFEAGDFPDGPHDPEVLYRIGPLSL, from the coding sequence ATGACTGCCACCCAAGCAGACCTGCACATCGACCGCCCCACGGTGGCCGACGGCGCCGCGTTGTGGCGTATTGCCAAGGACTCGAACGCCCTCGACCTGAACTCGTCGTACAGCTATCTCCTGTGGTGCCGGGACTTCGCCGGTACCTCCGCCGTCGTGCGGGACGAGCGCGGGGAGCCGGTCGGCTTCGTCACCGGGTACGTGCCGCCGGACCGGCCGGGCACGCTGCTCGTGTGGCAGGTGGCCGTCGACGCCGCGCAGCGCGGTCGCGGGCTGGCCGCACGGCTGCTCGACGGGCTGACCGAGCGGGTCGCGGACGAGTACGGCGTGACCGCGATCGAGACCACGATCACGCCCGGCAACACCGCGTCCGAACGCCTCTTCACGTCGTACGCCGAACGCCACGGCGCCGTCGTCGAGCGCACGGTCCTGTTCGAGGCCGGTGACTTCCCGGACGGCCCGCACGACCCCGAAGTGCTGTACCGCATCGGCCCGTTGAGCCTCTGA
- the ectB gene encoding diaminobutyrate--2-oxoglutarate transaminase yields the protein MTITQPDLSVFETLESEVRSYCRAWPTVFDRARGSRMYDEDGHAYLDFFAGAGSLNYGHNNPVLKRALIDYLERDGVTHGLDMSTGAKRAFLQTFQDLVLRPRDLPYKVMFPGPTGTNAVESALKLARKVKGREAIVSFTNAFHGMSLGSLAVTGNAFKRAGAGVPLVHGTPMPFDNYFDGKVPDFLWFERLLEDQGSGLNKPAAVIVESVQGEGGINVARPEWLRALAELCERQDMLLIVDDIQMGCGRTGAFFSFEEAGIVPDIVTVSKSISGYGLPMSLCLFKPELDIWEPGEHNGTFRGNNPAFVTATAALETYWADGSAMEKQTRARGEQVEQGLISITEENLADIKEYRGRGLVWGIEFKDPERAGRICARAFELGLLVETSGPQSEVVKLLPALTITPEELDEGLSILARAVRETV from the coding sequence GTGACCATCACCCAGCCCGATCTGAGCGTCTTCGAGACCCTGGAGTCCGAGGTCCGCAGCTACTGCCGCGCCTGGCCCACCGTCTTCGACCGGGCCCGGGGCAGCCGTATGTACGACGAGGACGGCCACGCCTACCTCGACTTCTTCGCGGGCGCCGGCTCGCTGAACTACGGGCACAACAACCCTGTTCTGAAACGGGCGTTGATCGACTACCTGGAGCGGGACGGCGTCACCCACGGCCTCGACATGTCGACCGGTGCCAAGCGCGCCTTCCTCCAGACCTTCCAGGATCTGGTTCTGCGCCCGCGCGACCTGCCGTACAAGGTGATGTTCCCGGGCCCGACCGGCACCAACGCCGTCGAGTCCGCACTGAAGTTGGCGCGGAAGGTGAAGGGGCGGGAGGCCATCGTCTCCTTCACCAACGCCTTCCACGGGATGTCGCTGGGCTCGCTCGCCGTGACCGGCAACGCCTTCAAGCGGGCCGGTGCCGGTGTCCCGCTGGTGCACGGGACGCCGATGCCGTTCGACAACTACTTCGACGGCAAGGTCCCCGACTTCCTGTGGTTCGAGCGGCTGCTGGAGGACCAGGGCTCCGGCCTGAACAAGCCCGCCGCCGTGATCGTCGAGTCCGTGCAGGGCGAGGGCGGCATCAACGTCGCCCGCCCCGAATGGCTGCGCGCGCTGGCCGAGTTGTGCGAGCGCCAGGACATGCTCCTCATCGTCGACGACATCCAGATGGGCTGCGGACGCACCGGCGCGTTCTTCTCCTTCGAGGAGGCGGGGATCGTGCCCGACATCGTCACCGTCTCCAAGTCCATCAGCGGCTACGGCCTTCCGATGTCCCTGTGCCTGTTCAAGCCCGAGCTGGACATCTGGGAGCCGGGCGAGCACAACGGCACGTTCCGCGGCAACAACCCGGCGTTCGTCACCGCCACCGCCGCCCTGGAGACGTACTGGGCGGACGGTTCCGCGATGGAGAAGCAGACCCGGGCCCGCGGGGAGCAGGTCGAGCAGGGGCTGATCTCCATCACCGAGGAGAACCTCGCCGACATCAAGGAGTACCGGGGCCGCGGACTGGTCTGGGGCATCGAGTTCAAGGACCCCGAGCGCGCCGGCCGGATCTGCGCCCGCGCCTTCGAACTCGGCCTGCTCGTCGAGACGTCGGGCCCGCAGAGCGAGGTCGTGAAACTCCTCCCCGCCCTGACCATCACCCCCGAGGAGCTGGACGAGGGGCTGAGCATCCTCGCCCGCGCCGTACGCGAGACCGTCTGA
- a CDS encoding ectoine synthase, translating to MIVRSFKELEGTDRHIKAASGTWESKRIVLAKERVGFSVHETVLYAGTETSMWYANHIEAVVCVEGHAELTDDETGQTYTITPGTMYLLDGHERHTMRIKEDFRCICVFNPPVTGREDHDENGVYPLLTEPEEV from the coding sequence GTGATTGTCCGTTCGTTCAAGGAACTCGAAGGCACCGACCGGCACATCAAGGCCGCGTCCGGCACCTGGGAGAGCAAGCGCATCGTCCTCGCCAAGGAGCGGGTCGGTTTCTCGGTGCACGAGACCGTCCTCTACGCGGGCACCGAGACGTCGATGTGGTACGCCAACCACATCGAGGCCGTCGTCTGCGTCGAGGGCCACGCCGAACTCACCGACGACGAGACCGGGCAGACGTACACGATCACGCCGGGGACCATGTACCTCCTCGACGGCCACGAGCGGCACACGATGCGGATCAAGGAGGACTTCCGCTGCATCTGTGTCTTCAACCCGCCCGTCACCGGACGGGAGGACCACGACGAGAACGGCGTCTACCCGCTGCTGACCGAACCCGAGGAGGTGTGA
- the thpD gene encoding ectoine hydroxylase has translation MTTTVTSVTDLYPSRGTTEVSVPRKDPVVWGSPDTPGPIPTGDLQAFERDGFLSMQELLRDDEVDVYRRELERLVADPAIRADERSIVESKSKEIRSVFEVHRISEVFARLVRDERVVGRARQILGSDVYVHQSRINVKPGFGASGFYWHSDFETWHAEDGLPNMRTVSVSIALTENHDTNGGLMIMPGSHRTFLGCAGATPEDNYRQSLQMQDAGTPSDEALTGMASEYGIKLFTGRAGSATWFDCNCMHGSGDNITPFPRSNVFIVFNSVENKAVEPFAAPVRRPEFIGARDFTPVR, from the coding sequence ATGACGACCACCGTCACCAGCGTCACCGACCTGTACCCCAGCCGCGGCACCACCGAGGTGTCCGTCCCGCGCAAGGACCCCGTCGTCTGGGGCTCCCCCGACACCCCGGGCCCCATCCCGACCGGTGACCTCCAGGCGTTCGAGCGCGACGGCTTCCTCTCCATGCAGGAACTGCTCCGGGACGACGAAGTCGACGTCTACCGGCGGGAGTTGGAGCGGCTCGTCGCCGATCCCGCGATCCGGGCCGACGAGCGGTCGATCGTCGAGTCGAAGTCCAAGGAGATCCGATCCGTCTTCGAGGTGCACCGGATCAGCGAGGTGTTCGCCCGGCTCGTGCGCGACGAGCGGGTCGTCGGGCGGGCCCGGCAGATCCTCGGCTCGGACGTGTACGTCCACCAGTCCCGGATCAACGTGAAGCCCGGCTTCGGCGCGAGCGGCTTCTACTGGCACTCGGACTTCGAGACCTGGCACGCCGAGGACGGCCTGCCGAACATGCGCACCGTGTCGGTGTCGATCGCGCTCACCGAGAACCACGACACCAACGGCGGCCTCATGATCATGCCGGGCTCGCACCGGACCTTCCTCGGCTGCGCGGGCGCGACCCCCGAGGACAACTACCGCCAGTCGCTCCAGATGCAGGACGCGGGCACCCCGTCCGACGAGGCGCTGACCGGCATGGCCTCCGAGTACGGCATCAAGTTGTTCACGGGCAGGGCCGGTTCGGCGACCTGGTTCGACTGCAACTGCATGCACGGCTCCGGCGACAACATCACGCCGTTCCCGCGCAGCAACGTCTTCATCGTGTTCAACAGCGTGGAGAACAAGGCCGTTGAGCCGTTCGCGGCTCCGGTACGACGGCCCGAGTTCATCGGGGCACGGGACTTCACCCCGGTGAGGTGA
- a CDS encoding aminotransferase class V-fold PLP-dependent enzyme: protein METFESLVRAEFAPKNTYLNTASTGLLPTRTVTAMHTAIEAAAVGTPTDMFDDVEASRAAFARLTRVPVGRVAAGASVAVYSGLIASSLPAGAEVLTAEADFSSVVNPFHMRADLKVRAVPLERIAESVRPGTALVAVSAAQSADGRIADLPAIRAAAHEHGTRTYVDASQAAGWLDLDADAYDYVAAVGFKWLFCPRGVAFLVTPEDLGGLNPIFAGWVAGEAPWDSCYGPVEELAHSARRFDESPALFSYAGARQSLALLEELGVDVVRAHDLALADRFRAGLGALGHEPVASPGSPIVSVPGLGRRQGELSAAGVEVSDRAGNLRAAFHLYNTPGDVDRLLDALSG from the coding sequence ATGGAGACCTTCGAGAGCCTCGTCCGCGCCGAGTTCGCCCCGAAGAACACCTACCTCAACACGGCGAGCACCGGTCTGCTCCCGACCCGCACGGTCACGGCGATGCACACCGCCATCGAGGCCGCCGCGGTCGGCACGCCCACCGACATGTTCGACGACGTCGAGGCGTCCCGCGCCGCCTTCGCCCGGCTGACCCGCGTGCCGGTCGGCCGGGTCGCGGCCGGGGCCTCGGTCGCCGTCTACAGCGGACTGATCGCCTCCTCACTGCCCGCCGGGGCCGAAGTCCTCACCGCCGAGGCCGACTTCAGCTCCGTCGTGAACCCCTTCCACATGCGCGCCGACCTCAAGGTGCGCGCCGTCCCGCTGGAGCGGATCGCCGAATCGGTACGCCCCGGCACCGCGCTCGTCGCGGTCAGCGCCGCCCAGTCCGCCGACGGCCGGATCGCCGACCTGCCCGCGATCAGGGCGGCGGCACACGAACACGGGACGCGTACGTACGTCGACGCGTCGCAGGCGGCCGGCTGGCTCGACCTCGACGCGGACGCCTACGACTATGTCGCCGCCGTCGGCTTCAAGTGGCTCTTCTGCCCGCGCGGGGTCGCCTTCCTGGTCACCCCGGAGGACCTCGGCGGCCTCAACCCGATCTTCGCCGGGTGGGTCGCGGGCGAGGCCCCCTGGGACAGCTGCTACGGCCCGGTCGAGGAACTCGCCCACTCCGCCCGCCGGTTCGACGAGAGCCCGGCCCTCTTCTCCTACGCCGGTGCCCGCCAGTCGCTCGCGCTGCTGGAGGAATTGGGGGTCGATGTCGTACGGGCGCATGACCTGGCCCTCGCCGACCGGTTCCGCGCGGGGCTCGGCGCCCTCGGGCATGAACCGGTGGCGTCTCCCGGGTCACCGATCGTCTCCGTGCCCGGACTCGGCCGCAGGCAGGGCGAGTTGAGCGCGGCGGGGGTCGAAGTCTCCGACCGGGCGGGGAACTTGCGGGCGGCCTTCCATCTCTACAACACCCCAGGAGACGTGGACCGACTGCTGGATGCCCTTTCCGGGTGA
- a CDS encoding DsbA family oxidoreductase — protein sequence MRVEIWSDIACPWCYVGKARFEKALDAFPHRDGVEVVHRSFELDPGRAKGDTQPVIKMLTKKYGMSEAQAQAGEDNLGAQAAAEGLDYRTRDRDHGNTFDMHRLLHFAKAQGRQDELIQAMYKANFAEERSVFGDDDRLVELAAGAGLDAEDARKVLADPTAYADDVRADEREAAELGANGVPFFVLDRKYGVSGAQPAEVFAQALTQAWGEHSPLKLIDSGAGSGGDAEACGPDGCAVPQA from the coding sequence ATGCGCGTCGAGATCTGGTCGGACATCGCCTGCCCGTGGTGCTACGTGGGCAAGGCCCGCTTCGAGAAGGCGCTCGACGCGTTCCCGCACCGTGACGGCGTCGAGGTCGTGCACCGGTCCTTCGAGCTGGACCCGGGGCGCGCCAAGGGCGACACCCAGCCCGTGATCAAGATGCTCACCAAGAAGTACGGCATGAGCGAGGCGCAGGCGCAGGCCGGTGAGGACAACCTGGGCGCGCAGGCCGCCGCCGAGGGGCTCGACTACCGCACCCGCGACCGCGACCACGGCAATACCTTCGACATGCACCGCCTCCTCCACTTCGCCAAGGCGCAGGGCCGCCAGGACGAGCTGATCCAGGCGATGTACAAGGCGAACTTCGCCGAGGAGCGGTCCGTGTTCGGCGACGACGATCGGCTCGTCGAGCTGGCCGCCGGTGCCGGGCTCGACGCCGAGGACGCCCGCAAGGTGCTGGCCGACCCGACCGCGTACGCCGACGACGTCCGCGCCGACGAGCGCGAGGCCGCGGAGCTCGGAGCGAACGGCGTCCCCTTCTTCGTCCTCGACCGCAAGTACGGCGTCTCCGGCGCCCAGCCCGCCGAGGTCTTCGCCCAGGCGCTGACCCAGGCGTGGGGCGAGCACTCCCCGCTGAAGCTGATCGACAGCGGGGCCGGCAGCGGTGGCGACGCCGAGGCATGCGGGCCCGACGGGTGTGCGGTACCGCAGGCCTGA
- a CDS encoding GNAT family N-acetyltransferase: MISDRVSGTRVIRTALPAEAESVAALHARARATYYPDGVPEDGRDWLAAWRGVIERPDAQVLCVVESGRIVAVASFRVPEGGSPDTVALYQFHVDPDQWRSGLGTALHAACVEQWRADGRRAAVLDVHVDNERAQSFYVRQGWVAEPGDGGHHLGMRLVVAGE, from the coding sequence ATGATCAGTGACCGAGTCAGTGGAACCCGGGTGATCCGCACGGCCCTGCCCGCGGAGGCGGAGAGCGTCGCCGCGCTGCACGCGCGGGCCCGGGCGACGTACTACCCCGACGGCGTCCCGGAGGACGGGCGGGACTGGCTCGCCGCCTGGCGCGGAGTCATCGAGCGGCCCGACGCCCAGGTGCTGTGCGTGGTCGAGAGCGGCCGTATCGTCGCCGTCGCCTCCTTCCGTGTCCCGGAGGGCGGGTCGCCGGACACGGTCGCGCTGTACCAGTTCCATGTCGACCCCGATCAGTGGCGCTCCGGCCTCGGTACGGCTCTGCACGCGGCCTGTGTCGAGCAGTGGCGGGCCGACGGGCGGCGGGCCGCCGTACTCGATGTGCATGTCGACAACGAGCGGGCGCAGAGCTTCTACGTCCGTCAGGGGTGGGTCGCCGAGCCGGGCGACGGCGGTCACCATCTGGGGATGCGGCTGGTCGTGGCGGGGGAATGA
- a CDS encoding GlxA family transcriptional regulator, translating to MIQPSRPRRVAVVAATPVSMFNLAIPELLFERVEVEGERGYETVICAPEPGPVPTTGGLDLHVREGLDVVRDADMVLVVGTGHRYTPDPRTVSALREAAAAGKRIASICSGAFALAEAGLLDGRRATTYWNQAEEMRRRYPEVDLTGDVLYVQDGQFLTASGYAAGIDLCLHIIRTDYGAAVANEVARLALVAPVRPGGQTQFTQTPLPPERGVACADTRGWAMRNLDKPLTLTDLARHAGVSVRTLTRRFHAESGVSPLQWLLHQRVERARELLETTSLPMDQVARACGLGTADSLRGHIVRRTGLTPSAYRAQFSRLGTGAAEFTSSVA from the coding sequence ATGATCCAGCCCAGCCGTCCCCGTCGGGTCGCCGTCGTCGCGGCGACACCTGTCTCGATGTTCAACCTGGCCATCCCGGAGCTGCTGTTCGAACGGGTCGAGGTCGAGGGGGAGCGGGGCTACGAGACGGTCATCTGCGCTCCGGAGCCGGGGCCCGTGCCCACCACGGGTGGCCTCGACCTCCATGTGCGGGAGGGGCTCGACGTCGTACGGGACGCGGACATGGTGCTCGTCGTGGGGACCGGGCACCGGTACACGCCCGACCCGCGCACGGTGAGCGCCCTGCGCGAGGCCGCCGCCGCGGGCAAGCGCATCGCGTCCATCTGCAGCGGCGCGTTCGCCCTGGCCGAGGCCGGGCTGCTGGACGGGCGCCGGGCCACGACCTATTGGAACCAGGCCGAGGAGATGCGCAGGCGCTATCCGGAGGTCGACCTCACCGGCGACGTCCTCTACGTCCAGGACGGCCAGTTCCTGACCGCGTCCGGGTACGCCGCCGGTATCGACCTCTGCCTGCACATCATCCGCACCGACTACGGCGCCGCCGTCGCCAACGAGGTCGCCCGGCTCGCCCTCGTCGCGCCCGTACGGCCGGGCGGGCAGACCCAGTTCACGCAGACCCCGCTGCCGCCCGAGCGCGGTGTCGCCTGCGCGGACACCCGGGGCTGGGCCATGCGCAACCTCGACAAGCCGCTCACCCTCACCGACCTGGCCCGGCACGCGGGTGTCAGTGTGCGGACCCTCACCCGCCGGTTCCACGCGGAGAGCGGGGTGAGTCCCTTGCAGTGGCTGCTCCACCAGCGCGTCGAGCGGGCCAGGGAACTGCTGGAGACCACCAGCCTCCCCATGGACCAGGTCGCCCGCGCCTGCGGCCTGGGCACGGCGGACTCCCTGCGCGGGCACATCGTCCGCCGCACCGGGCTCACGCCGAGCGCGTACCGGGCGCAGTTCAGCCGTCTGGGAACCGGAGCGGCGGAGTTCACGTCATCGGTTGCATGA
- a CDS encoding MFS transporter codes for MTTPTAQLAPRTGNLTPPSPTLTLTAALLGFALITLDASVVNVALPSIGTALGGGMSGLQWVVDAYTLSFAALMLSTGAFSDRAGATRAYAIGITVFTLASAACGLAPNLPALIGARALQGVAAAVVLPASLSLVRQAYAEPAKRARAVATWAAGGSVAVALGPVAGGALTTAWDWRGIFFINLPLGATALMLLLRSPRSERRPAPLDLPGQLTAVIALTAATFAVIERGTTGLVAALVAILAGAAFIRIEQRQSHPVVPLTLFRSRTVSVAVVTGAACSVAFFGLTFVFALFFQQVQGRSALYAGLMFLPMTGLIPVTNIVAGKLTARYGARLPMLAGQLLAALGALVLLYVDAGTPPLLVAVLLVPMALGCALTVPPLTAVMMDAVTAERAGLAAGVLNSARQVAGGLGIAVFGVLVSDDFTTGLRESLAISATLFAATAFLSFRLSGRPAN; via the coding sequence ATGACAACACCCACCGCCCAACTAGCCCCCCGCACCGGCAACTTGACCCCTCCCTCCCCCACACTCACCCTCACCGCCGCCCTCCTCGGCTTCGCGCTCATCACCCTCGACGCGTCCGTGGTGAACGTGGCACTCCCGTCGATCGGGACCGCGCTGGGCGGCGGGATGTCGGGACTCCAGTGGGTGGTCGACGCGTACACGCTGTCCTTCGCCGCGCTGATGCTGTCCACCGGCGCCTTCTCGGACCGCGCCGGGGCGACCCGTGCGTACGCGATCGGCATCACGGTCTTCACCCTGGCCTCGGCGGCCTGCGGCCTGGCCCCGAACCTGCCCGCCCTGATCGGCGCCCGCGCGCTCCAGGGCGTGGCGGCCGCCGTGGTCCTCCCGGCCTCCCTGTCCCTCGTACGGCAGGCCTACGCCGAACCCGCCAAGAGGGCCCGGGCGGTGGCGACTTGGGCCGCGGGCGGCTCGGTGGCGGTGGCCCTGGGCCCGGTGGCGGGCGGCGCACTCACGACGGCCTGGGACTGGCGGGGCATCTTCTTCATCAACCTGCCCCTGGGCGCGACGGCGCTGATGCTCCTGCTCCGGTCCCCCCGCTCGGAGCGCCGCCCCGCACCCCTGGACCTCCCCGGCCAGCTGACAGCGGTGATCGCCCTGACAGCGGCGACGTTCGCGGTGATAGAGCGCGGAACCACAGGACTTGTGGCCGCACTCGTCGCGATCCTCGCGGGCGCGGCCTTCATCCGCATCGAACAGCGCCAGTCGCACCCGGTGGTGCCACTCACCCTGTTCCGCAGCCGGACGGTGTCGGTGGCGGTCGTGACGGGCGCGGCGTGCAGCGTCGCCTTCTTCGGCCTGACCTTCGTCTTCGCGCTCTTCTTCCAACAGGTGCAGGGCCGTTCGGCGTTGTACGCCGGGCTGATGTTCCTGCCGATGACCGGTCTGATCCCGGTGACGAACATCGTGGCGGGCAAACTGACGGCCCGCTACGGCGCCCGACTCCCCATGCTGGCAGGCCAGTTGCTGGCCGCGCTGGGCGCACTCGTCCTGCTGTACGTCGACGCGGGCACGCCCCCGCTCCTGGTGGCCGTACTCCTCGTACCGATGGCCCTGGGCTGCGCCCTGACGGTCCCGCCGCTGACGGCGGTGATGATGGACGCGGTGACGGCGGAGCGAGCGGGCTTGGCGGCGGGCGTACTCAACTCCGCACGCCAGGTGGCAGGCGGCCTGGGCATCGCCGTCTTCGGAGTACTGGTCTCCGACGACTTCACAACCGGCCTGCGAGAGAGCCTCGCGATCAGCGCGACCCTCTTCGCGGCAACGGCCTTCCTCAGCTTCCGTCTCTCAGGTCGTCCGGCCAACTAG